DNA from Streptomyces sp. NBC_01260:
GGCGATCGGCACGATGCCGGGACTGACCCCGTACAGCAGGAAGGGCAGCAGCCCCACCGCCGCGACCGGCAGCACGATCAGGGAGCGGACGCGCGGGCTCAGCACCGCGCCCACGTACAGCTCGGCGGCGATCTGGCCGACCGGCATCGCGCACATCAGCAGCCCGAGCGCGACGGTGCCCGCGCCGATCTCGTCGGCGTAGGGGGCGGCCAGCGCCTCCGGGGCGACGACGAACGCCGGGGGCAGCCAGAAGAGCAGCAGCAGAGCGCGGATCCGGCGGTTGCCGAGGACGAGGCGGGCCCCGGAGAGCGACTCCCTGAGCAGGGTGCCGCCCTGACCGCCGCCGGCCCGGGCGGGCCGGTTCCGGGTGCCGAGGCGGAGGAGGGCGGCCGAGCCGAGGAAGGTGGCGACGGTGATCGTGATCGCGCCGCGCGGCGCGACCACCGCCAGCAGCAGCCCGCCCACGCCGAAGCCGGCGAGCAGCGCGCTCTGCGAGACGATCCGCAGCAGCGAGCGGCCCAGTACGTACAGGTCGTCCTCGCCGAGGATGTCGGCGAGCGCGGCCATCCTCGTGCCGGTGAAGACGGGCGACACCGCGGCCACCAGGCAGCGCAGCACCAGCAGTGCGGCGACGGGGGTGCCCGGCAGCACCATCACGGCGACGCAGCCCGCGCAGATCAGGTCGCACGTGACCAGGACCCGGCGGGCGGGGTAGCGGTCGGCGATCCCGCTGAACAGGGTGCCGCCGACGAGGTAGGGCAACATGCCGAGCGCGAAGGTGAGGGCGCTGAGCAGCGGCGATGCGGTGAGTTCGTACACGAGGACGGTGAGCGCCAGCTCACTGACCACGACGCCGAGCAGCGAGAGCAGGTGCGCGGCGAAGACGGCCCGGAACTCGCGGACGGCGAAGACGGCACGGTAGCCGCGCGGCGCTCCCCCGGCGGGCGGGGAAGTGAGCGGGGCGGTGGCCCGGAGCGCGGCCGGTTCGCTCGGGTCGGGGGGACCGGCGCGCTCCGGGTGCGGTGCCGGGAGAGGGGCCGCTCCGGTGCGGATGGTGCTCGCGGGGCGCAGGGCGGGCGGCCCGGCCCGGTGCGGGTCCGGCCGTTCGCGGGGTGTGTCCGGCGCGTCGCGGGGGCCGCCCGCCAGGGGGTCGGTGTCTCTCGGCATGGACGCAGCCTGCGGGAGCGGGGCAGCCGCTCCGTAGACTTTCGGTCCACACCGAATCTTCCGAGGCCCGCGTATGCCGTTCCATCTGCATTTCGACGAGAGCGATCTGCTCCGCTGCCGGTTCGCGCTCTCCCCGCTCGGGGAGACGCAGGCCGCCGTGCGGGTGCTGGCCACGCCGGAGCGTCAGGGCTACCAGCTGCCGTGGCTGCGCCGGATCCGGCACGCGGCCGCCGGGCTCGACCTCGGGCCGCTGTGGCTCCTGATGAACGAGAGCGGTCACAGCCCGGACTTCTTCTGCCCGCCTCCGCTGGGGCCCCTGGCCTCGTTCGAGGAGGAGATCGCGGGGGTGCGGGCGGTCGACCCTCAGCTGGCCCGGGAGGACATGGCCTGGGCGCTGTCCGACCGGCCCGGAGCGCTGGACTCCCCCGCCGGGCAGGCGCTGCTGGCCGATCCCGCGCGGACGGTGCGGGAGCTGGCCGATCTGCTGGAGCAGGCCTGGCGGGTACTGATCGAACCGCACTGGCCGCGGCTGCGGGCCCTGCTGGAGGCGGATGTGGCGTATCACTCGCGACGGCTCGCCGCGGTCGGCTTCGAGCGGCTGCTGGGTGAACTGAGCCCGCAGCTGAGCTGGTCGGAGTCGACGCTCACCATCGCCCGCACGGCCGGCCGGCACTCCCGGGTGCTCGGCGGGCAGGGCCTCGTGCTGATGCCCAGCGTCTTCGCCTGGCCGAATGTGGTCGGCGGGTTCGAGGCGCCCTGGCTGCCCGCGGTCATCTATCCGGCCCGCGGCATCGGCGGACTGTGGACGGAGCCTGGCGACCGCACCCCGGGCGTGCTCGCCCGGCTGCTCGGCCGGGCCCGCGCCGACGTGCTGTGCGCGCTCGACGAACCGGCCGGCACCAGCGCGCTCGCCCACCGGCTCGGCCTCGCGCCGTCCACCGTGTCGGAGCATCTGTCGGTGCTGCGGTCCGCGGGACTGCTGACGTCGCGCAGGTACGGCCACCAGGTGCTGTACGAGCGGACGCCGCTCGGGATCGCCCTGGCGGTACCGCAGCACGGGGCGCGGGAATGACGTGAGCCCCCGGCCGGCTGCGGCGGGGGGCTCACGGGGTACAGGGCGGGGGCGTCAGCCGGCGAGGTACCGCTCGACCGTCTCGACCTTGGAGGTCAGACCGTCGGTCACACCGGGGCGGATGTCGGCCTTCAGGACGAGGGAGACCCGTCCGGCCCGCGCCTCGACGGCCTCGACGGCGCGCTTGACGACGTCCATGACCTCGTCCCACTCCCCCTCGATGGAGGTGAACATGGCGTCCGTCCGGTTGGGCAGCCCGGACTCGCGGACGACGCGGACGGCGTCGG
Protein-coding regions in this window:
- a CDS encoding MFS transporter, with protein sequence MPRDTDPLAGGPRDAPDTPRERPDPHRAGPPALRPASTIRTGAAPLPAPHPERAGPPDPSEPAALRATAPLTSPPAGGAPRGYRAVFAVREFRAVFAAHLLSLLGVVVSELALTVLVYELTASPLLSALTFALGMLPYLVGGTLFSGIADRYPARRVLVTCDLICAGCVAVMVLPGTPVAALLVLRCLVAAVSPVFTGTRMAALADILGEDDLYVLGRSLLRIVSQSALLAGFGVGGLLLAVVAPRGAITITVATFLGSAALLRLGTRNRPARAGGGQGGTLLRESLSGARLVLGNRRIRALLLLFWLPPAFVVAPEALAAPYADEIGAGTVALGLLMCAMPVGQIAAELYVGAVLSPRVRSLIVLPVAAVGLLPFLLYGVSPGIVPIAVALVLAGAGSAYIIGLDQWFVEAVPDELRGRAMTLLTAGLMTLQGAGMALAGLAAEFFPVHQVVAGAGVLGTLCLLLLVAEVRRTAPTHHIRTEVRDGEDQHMASG
- a CDS encoding ArsR/SmtB family transcription factor, whose product is MPFHLHFDESDLLRCRFALSPLGETQAAVRVLATPERQGYQLPWLRRIRHAAAGLDLGPLWLLMNESGHSPDFFCPPPLGPLASFEEEIAGVRAVDPQLAREDMAWALSDRPGALDSPAGQALLADPARTVRELADLLEQAWRVLIEPHWPRLRALLEADVAYHSRRLAAVGFERLLGELSPQLSWSESTLTIARTAGRHSRVLGGQGLVLMPSVFAWPNVVGGFEAPWLPAVIYPARGIGGLWTEPGDRTPGVLARLLGRARADVLCALDEPAGTSALAHRLGLAPSTVSEHLSVLRSAGLLTSRRYGHQVLYERTPLGIALAVPQHGARE
- a CDS encoding MTH1187 family thiamine-binding protein; amino-acid sequence: MIVAFSVSPLGVGEDVGDYVADAVRVVRESGLPNRTDAMFTSIEGEWDEVMDVVKRAVEAVEARAGRVSLVLKADIRPGVTDGLTSKVETVERYLAG